In Novosphingobium kaempferiae, the DNA window TTCCCGGCTTGCCCTCGTTGCTGCGCCCGACCCTCGGTGCCTTGTGTTCGGCCTCGGGCAGTCCGAGTTCGCTCTGTTCCAGGCGCCTGATCTCGTCGCGCAGTCTGCCGGCTTCCTCGAACTCCAGGTCCGCTGCCGCTGCGCGCATGCGTTTTTCGAGGTCTTCGATGTAGGCGCGCAGGTTGTGGCCGACGAGGTTGTTGGTGCTGTCGTCCTCGAGGTCCACGACCACGCCGTCGCGGCTGGCGGTGTCGGCCACGATGTCGGCGATGCGGCGCTTGATCGTCTGCGGGGTGATGCCGTGTTCGAGGTTGTATTCCTCCTGCTTGGCGCGGCGGCGGTCGGTTTCCGCCATCGCCCGTTCCATCGAGCCGGTGATGCGGTCGGCGTAGAGGATCACGCGCCCGTCGACGTTGCGCGCGGCGCGGCCGATGGTCTGGATGAGCGAGGTTTCCGAGCGCAGGAAGCCTTCCTTGTCGGCATCGAGAATGCAGACGAGGCCGCATTCGGGGATGTCGAGGCCCTCGCGCAGCAGGTTGATGCCGATCAGCACGTCGTACACGCCCATGCGCAGGTCGCGGATCAGCTCGATGCGCTCCAGCGTCTCGACGTCGGAGTGCATGTAGCGCACGCGCACGCCCTGTTCGTGCATGAACTCGGTCAAATCCTCGGCCATACGCTTGGTGAGGGTGGTGACGAGCGTGCGGTAGCCCTTGGCGGCCACTTCCTTGCACTGGGCGATGCAGTCCTGCACCTGATCCTCGACCGGGCGAATCTCCACCGGCGGGTCGATCAGGCCCGTCGGGCGGATGACCTGCTCGGCGAAGACGCCGCCGGTCTGTTCCATCTCCCACCCGCCGGGCGTGGCGGAAACCGCGAAAGTCTGCGGGCGCATCGCGTCCCACTCGTTGAACCTCAAGGGCCGATTGTCGATGCAGCTGGGCAGGCGGAAGCCGTACTCGGCCAGCGTGATCTTGCGACGGTGGTCGCCGCGCGCCATCGCGCCGATCTGCGGCACCGTCTGGTGGCTCTCGTCGATGAAGAGGAGCGCGTTGTCGGGCAGGTATTCGAACAGCGTCGGCGGCGGCTCGCCGGGGAGGCGGCCGGTCAGGAAGCGGCTGTAGTTCTCGATCCCGTTGCACGATCCGGTGGCGGCGATCATTTCGAGGTCGAAGTT includes these proteins:
- the uvrB gene encoding excinuclease ABC subunit UvrB; translation: MAELIIRRGLEEPDTTGAFVPHKPQRPDKSMPGRPFKIVSDYAPAGDQPTAIADLVATAEEGEKTQVLLGVTGSGKTFTMAKVIEHLQRPALILAPNKILAAQLYGEFKDFFPDNAVEYFVSYYDYYQPEAYVPRSDTYIEKESSVNEAIDRMRHSATRALLERDDVIIVASVSCLYGIGSVETYSAMIFDLITGKAQDQTEIIRKLVALQYKRNDVAFARGNFRVRGDNLELFPSHLEDVAWRISFFGDEIEEIAEFDPLTGKKGAVLEKVRVYANSHYVTPGPTMRQASEAIKFELTERLKELEIEGKLLEAQRLEQRTNFDLEMIAATGSCNGIENYSRFLTGRLPGEPPPTLFEYLPDNALLFIDESHQTVPQIGAMARGDHRRKITLAEYGFRLPSCIDNRPLRFNEWDAMRPQTFAVSATPGGWEMEQTGGVFAEQVIRPTGLIDPPVEIRPVEDQVQDCIAQCKEVAAKGYRTLVTTLTKRMAEDLTEFMHEQGVRVRYMHSDVETLERIELIRDLRMGVYDVLIGINLLREGLDIPECGLVCILDADKEGFLRSETSLIQTIGRAARNVDGRVILYADRITGSMERAMAETDRRRAKQEEYNLEHGITPQTIKRRIADIVADTASRDGVVVDLEDDSTNNLVGHNLRAYIEDLEKRMRAAAADLEFEEAGRLRDEIRRLEQSELGLPEAEHKAPRVGRSNEGKPGTRKMRFGKTQRKFGR